The Artemia franciscana chromosome 18, ASM3288406v1, whole genome shotgun sequence genome includes a window with the following:
- the LOC136038489 gene encoding transcriptional coactivator YAP1-like, which produces MSKPQEVTEQKGNQVVHIRSDSDSLMESLFVMSLKPDQRPAQVPLHLRNLPKSFFIPPATGSKSPSVTSVSHSRENSGDSGRYTIAPPQNPGPQVLHSRAQSSPASLQHTLAAAQQAAQHSHLRTNSFDLLDDPLGPLPPGWEQARTPEGLLYFLNHNTQTTTWDDPRKKSPQSDTGSSTPSPHPAQNHAPLQSYQQVKAIGPLPDGWEQAMTPQGEIYFIDHATKVTTWFDPRIPQHLQKPPMVVNPAMLNQTSSSPTVSTAQSQQQQQQKLRLQRLQNERERLRERQQLIMQQMAREQGKIRHQENHSTVASPPSLINNLKQTVSGQQSSSTVGTNSALQQQQTASIQLIQRGVASGQQVGSPIAQVASPSQDYPHARQESTDSGLGMTANYSMPHTPEDFLASIDDTMDHSIDTDLNGPSSVNNADMVETSMPAAMDTTDDLVPTLEFGEELSNDILNDVLLNSGKVDNVLTWL; this is translated from the exons ATGTCGAAACCACAGGAAGTAACTGAACAGAAAGGGAACCAAGTGGTGCACATAAGGAGTGATTCCGACTCTCTAATGGAGAGCTTGTTTGTTATGTCTTTGAAACCAGACCAGAGGCCAGCACAAGTTCCACTCCACTTAAGGAATTTacctaaatctttttttataccACCAGCCACTGGTTCAAAGTCTCCGTCAGTAACTAGTGTGTCGCATAGTCGGGAAAATTCTGGGGACTCAGGACGCTATACTATTGCACCACCCCAAAATCCTGGGCCTCAAGTCCTCCACAGTCGAGCTCAGAGCTCTCCAGCCTCGTTGCAGCACACTCTCGCAGCTGCACAACAAGCAGCGCAACATTCTCATTTAAGAACAAACAGTTTTGATTTGCTGGATGATCCGCTTGGGCCTCTGCCTCCAGGATGGGAACAGGCTAGAACTCCAGAAGGGCTTCTCTATTTTCTTAA TCATAATACACAAACAACAACATGGGACGATCCAAGGAAGAAGTCTCCACAATCAGATACTGGCTCCTCAACCCCTTCGCCACATCCTGCTCAAAACCATGCTCCACTGCAGTCGT ACCAACAAGTTAAAGCCATTGGCCCACTTCCAGATGGCTGGGAGCAAGCGATGACGCCACAAGGAGAAATTTACTTCATCGATCATGCAACAAAAGTGACCACATGGTTTGATCCTCGCATCC CTCAGCATCTACAAAAACCGCCAATGGTTGTGAATCCAGCGATGCTCAATCAAACATCCAGCTCTCCGACAGTCAGTACAGCTCAATCTCAGCAG cAACAACAGCAAAAGTTGCGTCTTCAGCGGTTGCAAAATGAGAGAGAGCGCCTCAGAGAACGACAGCAGCTTATTATGCAACAG ATGGCAAGAGAGCAAGGAAAGATTCGTCATCAAGAAAACCATTCAACCGTTGCCTCACCACCCTCACTCATAAATAACCTCAAACAAACCGTGAGTGGACAGCAATCATCTTCCACTGTTGGAACTAACTCCGCTTTGCAACAACAACAAACTGCTTCCATCCAATTGATACAAAGAGGAGTGGCTTCTGGACAACAA GTTGGTTCACCCATTGCCCAAGTAGCTAGCCCTTCTCAAGATTATCCTCATGCAAGACAAGAATCAACTGACTCAGGTTTGGGCATGACAGCCAATTATAGTATGCCCCATACCCCAGAAGATTTTTTGGCAAGCATTGATGATACTATGGATCATAGCATTGACACTGATTTAA ATGGACCTAGCTCTGTAAACAATGCAGACATGGTGGAAACTAGCATGCCTGCTGCCATGGATACTACCGATGACCTGGTGCCTACCTTGGAG TTTGGAGAAGAACTTTCAAACGATATCTTGAATGATGTTTTACTTAATTCAGGAAAAGTGGACAATGTCTTAACATGGCTATGA